The genomic interval TACTTACGGTCCAAAACCTGGCCCTGAATACCAGTGGACAATATCCCACAAGTTTGTCCTTGAAAACCCCCTGGAACCTTCCTCttcagtattttttttctttttgcaaaaGCTACAGAAAGGTCCAAAATGATTGTGTTGTGAATGCAAAACCATCAAGAAGTCTGGATTGTTGCTATCAAAGGAATGTGTGGATTCAAAATTATACGCTGAAACCAAGCTGCTTATGAACTCATCCCTTAGCGAGTGAGACAGGTAGACTGCAAGAGGGTGGTACAAGAGTATTACGTGGTTAAGAGAATTTGACAGTCTGAGATACGCAAGTAGGGTGTGCCTGAACTGCACAAATAATGGCAGAGCAGAAGATGAGTTCCGAGTTGATGGCATCCCTGAAGTAATCGTCAGTGATATCACAAGCCAAATCCATCTCTTTAGTTCCACCGTGTAGTTATTGACAATTTTTCAATGATAATATAACTGGTATCTTGAGAATAAGCAAATCTTTCTATTTTAACATCACGCAGAATAGAAAGGTCTTATCATCAAATATTAACTAACATTGATCATAAGCGCAAGATGCTAACCAGTACTTTTTCCCATTTAAACCATGAACGTAATGAACTAAGGCAACAGTAGGATTTCAACGAAATAATCATGCAAAAGCATTGCCTTAACAGAAGTTGCTTGATAAGAATCCTACAATTGCCAATAAATATTAGTTTTATCGTTATCCACTTCCATCTGGTACTCCAAGATCACTATCCTGCACGCCGTTTGAGGTTGCATCTGTATCCATTGAGCTTGAGGCCTCAGGATGACTAAATATCCAATCTGTAGCTTTCTCTATGTTCCCTCCCTATGGGAATGGACAAGTTGGAGCTTGTAAAACAACTATATAAGCAAGCATAACAGTAAATTTGGAAATTGTAAATCAAATTACAGTCAAATAAGAACAGTATCAGAAAAGAGTAACAACTCTAAAAAGATTTCAAGTTTAAAATCTTACAGATGCCTTTAATGCCTTTCTAGCAACCTCTTCATGGAAGCCAAATGAAAAAAAGTTTCAACACTTGTCTCATCAAGAGATTGAAGATCCATTGCATGAGAGTTATGTGAAATAGGCTCATCTATATCTGCATTGAAATGTTGAAAATCATACcaattgaattatctttccaTATATCATCTAGATGCTCTATAGATCAAAAGATCAACTTCATTACATATGCTTAGACAAGATGATTGCTTAAAAAAAAGTTCAAAGAGTAGACATAAACCTGGATCACCCATGTGAGAAAGTAACCATATCATTGCTTCCTCAACTCCAGCATTAGCAGTGTTTATGGCAGCCTTTTGACAATGGAGGTACTTGAAGCCGATAGCAGCAAGTTTGGAAACTATGTCCTCGCTAGCAACTAGTTGGGTGGATTCAACTTCCCCAGTGGGACCTGCAAAACAGAAAGCATCAAACAAGAAAGTACAGAAAAAAACTATAAGAAACACTGCACATTTAGCAGCCACTTTGTTTACTGAATTTGTAGCAAACAGACTATGATTATAAACCTGTTTCTGGAAGTAATTCTTCTCCCGGCTGCTACTATTCCAAAATATGCTACTATTCCAAAACATCTACATAAATATGCTACTATTCCAAAACATCTACATAACATGCTACTATTCCAAAACATCTACATAACTATCTTCTAGAACAACTCGATGAGAGAATATTTTCTCCATGAATTTACATGACACAAATTTTGTAAACATCCACAAGCATCATAAGATCAAATAAATTTGAGAAGACATTATCCAACACCATGCCGGCGATAGGGGGATCTTCTGCTCCAAAAAGAAGCCTGTTATACCATAAACAAAACTAAGGATAAGTGAATGACATATGACAATAATAACTTTGCAGCAAAAAATGATACCTTGTAATAGCACCTAATATTAATCGCCTCCAAAGTCCAATACAAGAAATGTGTTTATTATAAGTGACCACAGTTTTGAGAACATCTTTCTGATATATAAGTCAAAGAAGTCAATAGTCACTTATTTTAGCAATTGTTTTTATAATTAGGATCCAAAACACTTGAAACATAAACACATTTTTGTACAGATAAGCTAAAGGATAGTATGCTCATTCACCTACTAGTCCTTGCCTGCACTTTTCCATGGGTCTTCCACCATCGACTTTCCAATCTTTATTGCTGCAAGATagattagaaaaaatatttaaactgtTAGCTTTCACATGAATCTACTTGAACAAAACAATAATACTGGACAATTATTTTAGATATCTATTATATGTATCACTTACCTTCTTTTCGGGCCTTTGCAACTGATTTCTTCACAATTTGTTCAATCTTTAGATTGTTTCCTCTTTGTGGGTGGACGACCTCGAGATCTTACTTTTAATGGAGAGTGTATTGCTTTTGAATCATATGTAGATACTCCTTGCAGTTGTTCAACCCTTGAATGCTCAAGACCATTAACAATTAGTTTTTCCTTCGTGTCTTTCAAGATTTCCACCAACATAGAACAATTGTCATCATTTTTTGCACCAAGTTGTTGAATCTCTTGTATCAATGGAGTGAGAATATTATATCGATGTCTTTCTCCATCACAAACAAAATCATCATAGATGTTACTGATACTTTGATACCCACGCTTAAAATCTTTGCGCCATCggtccataatataattcataggaaCCTCTGTCACCTTCATTCTTATCAACACTTTGATCACATGCCTACATAAAATTCCCTGAAACTCAAATAGACGGCACATACATTTCAATTTGCAATCTAACTCCATATAATGTACCCTAAAGGAAACTTCCCTTACGGGTTCTCCATTTTTTCCCAAAATAGTTTCTACTACTTCAAATATTAAAGTTGTCCCTTCTTCCTTCAATAATGAGGCATCGCAAAACATCAATCCTCTTATTTCatcttggaacaacttaaataagttgttAGTGTATGCATTTTGAAATTGTCTTTCAATAGGATAACCAAGAATAAGTGGCATGGTagaattaaaagaaacaaaatccaAATGTTTTTCATTCTCAATCTTCTTCTTCAAA from Zingiber officinale cultivar Zhangliang chromosome 6B, Zo_v1.1, whole genome shotgun sequence carries:
- the LOC121990835 gene encoding protein FAR-RED IMPAIRED RESPONSE 1-like gives rise to the protein MTIAIEEVFPNSHHRLCLWHIMKKIPAKFGGHAQYKMIKKQLKNIVYNSLTIDECDENWLKMIEEFNLENNDWLKSLHEERHRWIPVYVKDNFWAGMSTSQRSESMNAFFDDYVHSKTSLKQFVEQYDNALKKKIENEKHLDFVSFNSTMPLILGYPIERQFQNAYTNNLFKLFQDEIRGLMFCDASLLKEEGTTLIFEVVETILGKNGEPVREVSFRVHYMELDCKLKCMCRLFEFQGILCRHVIKVLIRMKVTEVPMNYIMDRWRKDFKRGYQSISNIYDDFVCDGERHRYNILTPLIQEIQQLGAKNDDNCSMLVEILKDTKEKLIVNGLEHSRVEQLQGVSTYDSKAIHSPLKVRSRGRPPTKRKQSKD